In Nocardioides faecalis, the following proteins share a genomic window:
- a CDS encoding DUF6112 family protein: MRLIQFASSIGPDFGAVGSAGGLRLIVGALLTYGLVVAVFMLVISVTTWAIASSSGSWHTAQKAKVGCFVAIGGAAFTGAALTWANWLPDIGPHL, from the coding sequence ATGAGGCTGATCCAGTTTGCAAGCAGCATCGGTCCCGACTTCGGTGCGGTCGGCAGCGCCGGCGGCCTCCGATTGATCGTCGGCGCCCTACTGACCTACGGCCTTGTCGTCGCAGTGTTCATGCTCGTCATTTCTGTAACCACCTGGGCGATCGCCTCTAGCTCGGGCAGTTGGCACACCGCCCAGAAGGCGAAGGTCGGCTGCTTCGTCGCAATCGGCGGCGCGGCGTTTACGGGAGCCGCGCTCACGTGGGCCAACTGGTTGCCGGACATCGGCCCGCACCTCTAA
- a CDS encoding DUF6112 family protein yields MLAVLAVLALIIVAIVWALGANSSNPHLAGRGKLGVLVALGAAIVCGASVTLVNFFWNVGQQV; encoded by the coding sequence GTGCTCGCCGTACTCGCCGTACTCGCGTTGATCATCGTGGCGATCGTGTGGGCGCTGGGTGCAAACTCGTCGAACCCCCACCTGGCCGGTCGGGGCAAGCTCGGCGTACTCGTCGCCCTCGGAGCTGCAATCGTGTGCGGCGCCTCGGTGACTCTCGTGAACTTCTTCTGGAACGTCGGCCAGCAGGTCTGA